Genomic segment of Rana temporaria chromosome 12, aRanTem1.1, whole genome shotgun sequence:
ttaatttcgataaaatatcacgaatattcgaatttagcgaatatatctcgaatattcgaatatatattcgagatatatcgcgaaatcgaatatggcatattctgctcaacactatttgtGAAACTGGTACGCACTGGAACCTCACTGGTGTAAACTAtgtcattgaaaaccatataacctactatccatgcatttttgatgcagaaaaaaaaaaacgcactggactgcatgttgtGTGAGCtggctctaaggctgcattcacacctaggcgttggcGTTACCAGGCGTTTTTACgcgcgtttttttcgcgcgtttttgtgcgcgtttgcgcgcgtttgtgcgcgtttgcgcgcgtttgaGCAGAGCGACGTccagcgttttttgttttttttttgaccaatagtaaaatagatcacctctgtcatcatttgttgctatgtgaaaggtttttttttcctcttcctgggtgaTAATTCCTCTTCCGGGTCATCCTTGTGCTTCTGACTCCATTGTGAAAATGAGTGATGACGAGATGGCTTTGTTCATGGCAGCAGCCACTGCTAGCCAATATCTTGTAAACGAGaggcagagaaaaaggaagaggcaacgcagattttggatacaccccgtcattgctgatcgggaagaaagagggcaattttgggtgatgtaccaagacctccgtgaccatgaagacaaatttctggactacaccagaatgtccataaaaaggttagtaaaaaatgatctggaatcatttattttttacattgtaccatttgggttgccaccttttcttcaagtcaaacatgtacacttctgcggtgcacaactattttttttaatactatgaactatacatatattttgttagtattttacatttctaatcatatgaatataataaaaatagtcccctttccattgcagtccacagagttccccctttacattagagtccacagagttccccctttacattagagtccacaaagttccccctttacattacagtgcacagagtacccctttacattacagtgcacagagtccccctttacattacagtgcacagagtccccctttacattacagtgcacagaatcccctttacattacagtgcacagaatccccctttacattacagtgcacagagtccccctttacatcacagtcacccTTTTGCATCTCAACTCCCagatttccctttcactgtatggGTTAACCAACATAATCTGATTGAAGCGAGACCTCAAGATACtcagacataagggatgctctgtgaaccatgatctaagggggaaaccgagatctctgatgtacggagaggactccaatgtgagaactctgatttttcctagtgtactcaccaagaggcaggatagagaaagggggtgggtgcTTCTGTTAGACAGCGATGgagggtgagctcactcaccccttggcagataGCACATCTCATCCTGGTATATCTGTGGCTGCTGGGTTGTAAGTTTTCATCCCCTGCAGCCATTAACCCTGCCGGAAATCCATATTCTGGTTAGAAAAATCTGTCAGAgtgtcaggcagtctgaaacccggacacatgattccaaacccgaactgttctGGCGAATCccggaaaggtggcaaccctagtaccaatccattgccaattttaaatttcattttcctttacagctttgatgagttgctggaattgttgatcaacagattgcagaggatggacacctacttccgcaactgtatcccccctgtggagcgacttatcataacactgaggtaatttttatttagcgctttgaatgtaatacactctattatatatatatatatatatatatatatatgtgtaataaaaaccaaacaaaaattctgtaggaacaaaattattttaatattttaatcaaCCAAAacattgggtctttttttttttattaggaaaatatacacaaagtgcacaaatacacaaaatatacaaaaatgttttatacataaTCCTTATTTACAATTGCTGTAAATTTGGGGAGGAGTCCTCTTCCCCGTGCGGTGACATGGCGACCGACAGTGCGTGGGCAAAAGGGGGCCAAGTGGAGGTGGTGCTGTCTTCCCCTGACCAATTGGAAGGTGGTGttgcttgtggtggtggtggtgttcgtGTTGGGGCATTCCTGAAAGTCGATTGTCTCGGTCGATGTGGGTAATGTGATGTAGGTGTAGTCGTTAACGCAGGGTAAGTAGAAGGTGgtgggtggtaagaagaaagtgtTGTAGGAGGCAGAGTACTGTATGTGACAGGTGGTGTTGAGAGATGAGGAAAAGGAGAATGAGGGTGGTAAGAAGAAGGTTGTGAATAAGGAAAAGGATTCAGAGAAGTGTGAGTGGAAGGTGTTGGCACAGGAGGTAAATGAGTTAGAGTGGTGGTGAAAGGATGGTGCGCAGAAGTCGGTGGTGGTGTTGGTCGAGGAGGTTGGTCGGAAAGCTGTGGTCCTGTCCAAAGGGTAACGGGTGGTGGGGAGAAATGGGTCGTGGGTGGTGTTGGGACATGCTCGGTCCGTTTATTGGCATATGGGCCATAGGGTGGTGGTGGTTCGGATAAATCGTCAGCGTCTGTCGGGGGTATAAATGTCGAGATGTATCTAGCCGTACAGGACAGCACCACCGCTTGCAGATTTGGGGGAACTTTGTCGATTAGTTCCCCCAGACATTTTGCTACATTTTGCCCATACGATCTATTGCTCATCCGGTCAGACATGTTGGTCATAATGTCCAACATACGATCCAGGGCTGGATCCGGAGCAGGAGCCCTCCTACGCAGAGCACGCGGAGGTCCAATATGCGCAATGTTAACTgggggctgctctgcaagtggtcTTGTTGCATTAGCATTTGATGCCTCGGAGTGCTGCGGTTCCGGCTCCAGAGTAGCCATCGCTTGATCCCCCGAtgccacgctctctctgtcccctctctctgccacgctctctctgtcccctctctctgccacgctctctctgtcTACTACAGCTGTGGCAGCCTCGTCCCAGCAGCTTTCAGTACTGAAAAAAGAAATcatgtattcaaaaataattttaaaacatttggtTTACCGAGCAAAGTACAGATAATGGTTTACCTCCCCAAATCCAGCACCGGTCTCAGAAACTCCAATTCCTTTGCATGAACGTATTCTCTCACCGAACATGCTCCACTCCCACTTCGGCGCTGCTCCCGCTGTGCCTTCAGCTGGCGAGCGTAGGCGTCCCTTATACTCTTCCATCTGAGTTTTAGAattttcactgtaaaaaataaaataaaataatatatattattttctttgtaggtatCTATCAACTGGACAATCGATTGCAAGTCTGCATTACTCGTTTCGTATTGGAAGATCTACTGCCAGTTATATAATTCGGGACACCTGCAGTGCCATTTGGGAAGTCCTGAAacccattgtgtttaaaaaaccggcagcagaggactgggaAAAAATTTCCCAAGTATTCTGGGAACGCTGTAACTTTCCGAATTGCCTGGGAGCGATCGATGGGAAACACATCAGAATTGTTAAGCCCATGGCTAGTGGGAGCCAGTATTTCAATTATAAGAAATACTTTTCATTCGTCTTAATGGCTGTGGCTGATGCCAATTATTGCTTTACCTACATTGACATTGGTTCCTATGGAAGTAGTGCAGACTCTGCGATTTTTGGGAACTCCTCTTTTGGGCAATTACTTCGAACAGATGGTCTGGACCTTCCACAAAATAGTCCACTCCCGGGCACAAACGGCCCTCCCCTACCAAGTGTCTTTGTGGGTGATGAGGCTTTTGCTCTGAACACACACCTACTTCGGCCTTATTCAGGACATAATCTGAACGAAGACAAACGCATATTCAACTACCGGCTTAGCAGAGCACGCCGCGTAGTTGAGTGTGCTTTTGGAATTTTGGCGAACAAGTGGAGGGTTCTCCACACACCAATTGTGCTCAACATGCAAAATGCCATTAGTGCTGTAGAAGCGGCGTGTGCCTTGCACAATTTTGTCAGGCAGCGCGATGGTCTAGATTACGAGGAGCCAGTCCATGAGACTCTGGAAAGAGCTCATTGGACTGGTGTACGTGGGAACACACAGGGGACACATGTCCGTGAACAGTATGCCGCATACTTTGTCTCTCCTGAAGGGCAGGTCCCTTGGCAGCTCAATTCCATTTAATTTATTGAACTTTTCAGCTTTTGACACGCTTATTTTGTGAAATATATTCTTTACTATGctgttttgtggaaaaaaataaaaaatgattcatgTTTTAAGAA
This window contains:
- the LOC120918621 gene encoding extensin-like; translation: MATLEPEPQHSEASNANATRPLAEQPPVNIAHIGPPRALRRRAPAPDPALDRMLDIMTNMSDRMSNRSYGQNVAKCLGELIDKVPPNLQAVVLSCTARYISTFIPPTDADDLSEPPPPYGPYANKRTEHVPTPPTTHFSPPPVTLWTGPQLSDQPPRPTPPPTSAHHPFTTTLTHLPPVPTPSTHTSLNPFPYSQPSSYHPHSPFPHLSTPPVTYSTLPPTTLSSYHPPPSTYPALTTTPTSHYPHRPRQSTFRNAPTRTPPPPQATPPSNWSGEDSTTSTWPPFAHALSVAMSPHGEEDSSPNLQQL
- the LOC120918622 gene encoding protein ALP1-like, with product MASGSQYFNYKKYFSFVLMAVADANYCFTYIDIGSYGSSADSAIFGNSSFGQLLRTDGLDLPQNSPLPGTNGPPLPSVFVGDEAFALNTHLLRPYSGHNLNEDKRIFNYRLSRARRVVECAFGILANKWRVLHTPIVLNMQNAISAVEAACALHNFVRQRDGLDYEEPVHETLERAHWTGVRGNTQGTHVREQYAAYFVSPEGQVPWQLNSI